The Planifilum fulgidum genome has a segment encoding these proteins:
- a CDS encoding tyrosine-type recombinase/integrase, which produces MGGCRSGQWAGERPANLGQTLRKSKDSGSENQRCQKNDHPTGRHCGLSEKHKKKQLEEKLAAGPVYNDNGLVVCTQLGNLVDPAVINRDMDAVLKNSDLPKIRFHDLRHTHATILLQLGENPKVVAERLGHVNVRMTLDIYSEKNAGIPLFIGIPAYMLMIMHFSSGQRSMGSTEPLPGILVVPSLPCRRERPAVRAR; this is translated from the coding sequence ATGGGAGGATGTAGATCTGGACAATGGGCGGGTGAGCGTCCGGCGAACCTTGGCCAAACCCTACGGAAAAGTAAAGATTCAGGAAGCGAAAACCAAAGGTGCCAGAAGAACGATCACCCTACCGGAAGACACTGTGGTCTATCTGAAAAACACAAGAAGAAGCAGTTGGAGGAAAAGCTGGCGGCTGGCCCTGTTTACAACGATAACGGATTAGTCGTGTGCACTCAGTTGGGAAATCTAGTCGATCCGGCAGTCATCAACCGGGATATGGACGCCGTTTTAAAGAATAGCGATCTGCCGAAGATTCGCTTTCACGACCTTCGGCACACTCACGCCACCATTCTCCTCCAACTGGGTGAAAATCCCAAGGTGGTGGCTGAACGCTTGGGTCACGTTAACGTTCGGATGACATTGGACATCTATAGCGAAAAAAACGCCGGAATCCCGCTATTTATAGGCATTCCGGCGTACATGTTAATGATAATGCATTTTTCCTCAGGACAACGGTCCATGGGATCTACCGAACCGCTCCCGGGAATCCTTGTCGTCCCGTCTCTTCCTTGTAGGCGGGAACGCCCAGCAGTTCGGGCACGGTGA
- a CDS encoding polysaccharide deacetylase family protein: protein MRLGVWAMVFLLCWWVIGPVPLEKQEVKGASPKVHHQEVSGKKWKGIESNAVFGRETEEGKTVVFGVGPTAKKAESKSDKKEIKGAEQDLQKKPQRKEAKASPEPRKDDGKKGGDGRKDDKKRPVLYFNGPRDKKRVALTFDDGPDWRYTDSILDILKREKVRATFFLVGRMAEQRPDLVLRMVREGHVVANHSWNHPNLTRLDSRRMSEEVDRTNRLISEITGRSPKLFRAPYGNLDRRVEEMIRERDMIIVHWNVDTRDWAGRPTDRIVWTVRQQAGPGAVILQHTAGRNLDNTVKALPRIIADLKKRGYEMVTVPELLGVPAYKEETGRQGFPGAVR from the coding sequence GTGAGGCTGGGCGTTTGGGCGATGGTGTTTCTTCTGTGTTGGTGGGTGATCGGCCCCGTGCCCTTGGAAAAACAAGAAGTGAAGGGGGCGTCGCCGAAGGTGCATCATCAGGAGGTTTCCGGGAAGAAATGGAAGGGGATTGAGTCGAACGCGGTTTTTGGAAGGGAGACGGAAGAAGGGAAAACCGTGGTTTTCGGCGTGGGGCCGACGGCCAAAAAGGCGGAGAGCAAATCCGATAAGAAGGAGATCAAAGGGGCGGAACAGGATTTGCAAAAGAAGCCCCAGCGGAAAGAAGCAAAGGCTTCTCCCGAACCCCGAAAGGATGACGGGAAAAAGGGCGGTGACGGGAGAAAGGACGATAAGAAGCGTCCCGTCCTCTACTTTAACGGGCCCAGGGACAAAAAAAGGGTGGCCCTTACCTTTGATGACGGACCGGATTGGAGGTACACGGACTCCATCCTGGACATCCTGAAGCGGGAGAAGGTGCGGGCCACCTTTTTTCTCGTGGGGAGGATGGCGGAGCAGCGTCCCGATCTGGTTCTCCGGATGGTGAGAGAAGGCCATGTGGTGGCCAACCATTCCTGGAACCATCCCAATTTGACCCGTTTGGATTCACGGCGGATGAGCGAGGAAGTGGACAGGACCAACCGTCTGATTTCGGAGATCACGGGAAGGTCGCCGAAGTTGTTCCGGGCCCCCTACGGGAATCTGGACCGGCGCGTGGAGGAAATGATCCGCGAAAGGGACATGATCATCGTCCATTGGAATGTGGACACGCGGGATTGGGCGGGGAGGCCGACAGACCGGATCGTCTGGACGGTCCGCCAGCAGGCCGGGCCGGGAGCGGTGATCCTTCAACACACCGCCGGCAGAAATCTGGACAACACGGTGAAGGCCCTGCCCCGGATCATCGCCGATCTGAAAAAACGGGGCTATGAGATGGTCACCGTGCCCGAACTGCTGGGCGTTCCCGCCTACAAGGAAGAGACGGGACGACAAGGATTCCCGGGAGCGGTTCGGTAG